The nucleotide window caaatgtaattcgctgccgctagggtgcgtctagatttctaggctacctaaCTGGGGTAGGTGTGTGACTCAAAGTCTTACCTGGGATAGGTCTTCTGTATGTCCTTCAGTTTCTTCAAGGTTTCATCATCGACCAGCTCATCAAAGCAGGTCTTGTCCACTCTGAGAATCTCAACGCTCCGACTGACCAGCGTCAGGCTTCGGCtgtccctctgtctgtgtgggATCAGGTACTCATTCAGAccctgcacgcacgcatgcacgcacgcacacacacacacacacacaaaaaaccaaacacacacacaagcacgcacgtacacgcacgcatacacacacacacacacacacaaacacacacacacacacacacacacacacacacacacacacacacacacacacacacacacacacagacacacacacacaaacacagacacacacacacacacaggtcataaCAAACCAAGAGTATCTGTACATATACTATTAGAAGGGAATGAGGGACAGTCAACAAcagagggatagatagagatagatagatagatagatagatagagaggtagatagatagatagatagatagatagatagatagatactttattgatccccaggggaaattcaagataaaCCATGCGCCACCATGAGCCTCGCtgggggtcaggggtcagggggTGGAGCTTGCAGGTCTTACAAAAGTGCTGCCCTGTAGCAGGCTGTCAATCAGGAACCAAGCGGAGGTGGGGAGGTCAACGGGTGGGCCTTTCACTGGTGTGGGAGACCCTCtgtggaggacagagagagagagagagagagagaagcagaaggaGGAATtgagagatagaaagatggAGATATGAATGAAttgaggacaagagagagagagagaggaagagagagagtaagggagagagagagaaggaagcaaaagagaaagatagagatagagagatcgATTAattgaagaagaaagagagagatggatggggcAGGGgataaagggatagagagagaaatagacagagagaaagagagcaggatgAGTTATTAATGTGTTCATGGGGAGGAAGGGGGCGGggccaacctgtgtgtgtgtgtgctggtcttCTCTGATGAGACACCCTCTGGCTGCCGTGGCGACACAGTCTTCACACTGCTCTCTTAACAGGATGTGACAcgacacacagaaaacacacatgaGGACAACAGCAATACAGACAGCAAACACTAACAGATACAgtgctcacgtgtgtgtgtgtgtgtgtgtgtgtgtgtgtgtgtgtgtgtgagcataggCCTGTGTGTACCTGCACTCTGATGTTTTTTAAGCAGACGCTGGTATGTCTTGCACTTTGTCAGGTCCACCTTTCTAAGAACGTCACACAGACCCTGAGAGGAAGACAGAACACTTGGTGTCTCTCtcgcttcctctctttctctctctctctctttctctccctctatctcacactctctctatctttctctctctctctctctctctctctctctgattcagCTCATACTCCTTTTAAATGTAAACTCTAGTCACCAGACACTACATGAAGGGCTTAAACTTTGACCACAAGatgataccacacacacacacacacacacacacacacacacagtcaatcaCAGGTTATATACCAACACATAATATTTCACTCGTTCACAAAGAAAGTATTTCTGTATGTCAATCAGCTTGCTATACCCACAAAACTCAATCCTGCATGCTTACCCGCGCTACAAAGATGAGgttgcacagagacacacacacacacacacacacacacacacacacacacacacacacacacacacacacacacacacacacacatacagtcaatCATTACCCGCGCAACAAAGATGAGGTTGCCCATGTCGTTGGTGTCCTTGACGACGATGCGTCCATGTCGGAACAGCTCTGCTTTGGAGTGGTCTGCCAAGCGTTCAATCAGGGGGGACGAGAAGGATGACACAAGCTCCAGGGACCTGGAGGCAGAGGGCAGTAGGGTCAGACTCACAGGAAGTGTGGGAACTCTCTCCGataggacaacaacaacatcagacTTGACTTCTATAATTAGGTGAGGCTTGCCAGCATTTCTCATCCCTCtgaaaataaatagataaagtcaagaacagaaagaaagagtagatagatagatagatacatagatagaaagatacatagatagtaagaaagaaagaaagatttgcTAAATAAAAAACTTGGAACTTGAGCCATAACTGAAAACATTTGTTTACCAATGTGCTATCATGTTTTGGAATGTAATATGGCAGGACAGAGGACTTCTATGACAGatgctttatgtgtgtgagtgtctctttaacagctctgtgtgtgtatagtgtctcTTTaacttctatgtgtgtgtggtgtctatctgtctgtgtgtgtgtatgacagatgtgtgtgtgtgtgtgtgtgtgtgtgtgtgtgtgtgtgtgtgtgtgtgtgtgtgtgtgtgtcttttatgtgtgagtgtctctttaacagctctgtgtgtgtatagtgtctcTTTaacttctatgtgtgtgtggtgtctatctgtctgtgtgtgtgtatgtgtgtgtgtcttgtgacagctctatgtgtgtgtgtgtgtgtgtgtgtgtgtgtgtgtgtgtgtgtgtgtgtgtgtgtgtgtgtcttgtgtgtgtgtctatgtgtgtgtgtgtgtgtgtgtgtgtgtgtgtgtgtgtgtgtgtgtgtgtgtgtttatgagccctatgtgtgtgtgtgtgtatgtgtgtgtgtcttgtgacagctctatgtgtgtgtgtgtgtcttgtgacagctctatgtgtgtgtgtgtgtgtcttgtgacagctctatgtgtgtgtgtgtgtcttgtgacagctctatgtgtgtgtgtgtgtgtcttgtgacagctctatgtgtgtgtgtgtgtgtgtcttgtgacagctctatgtgtgtgtgtgtgtcttgtgacagctctatgtgtgtgtggtgtctatctgtctgtgtgtgtgtgtgtgtcttgtgacagctctatgtgtgtgtggtgtctatctgtctgtgtgtcacaaacaaacacacacacacacacacacacacacacacacacacacacacacacacacacacacacacacacacacaaatatataacatttaATTCACTGAACCTCAatttacataggctacacacgatacacacatacacacaaacaatgcatatacatacacacacatctctgtgatttgtggcactgtgtgtgtgtgtgtactgacctcTGGTAGCGGACAACGCGggacagcagcagctgcagggTAGGACTGTAGCGGCGGAAACCGTCGATGGTGATCAACAGGCTGAGAAGCAGCAACACCTCCTGCTCTGACCGATGCTCCGGGTGCTTGCCCATGATCTCCACCAGCTTCAGAGGAATGTGGTTctgaaaggacacacacacacacacacacacacacacacaaaacaccaaaaacatacacacattaaacatagTAGTACACCTAGGACAGGCAAACACAACTTCCACGACCATGAGTTTAAAGCTTAAACCACGTGCTGTTTATGGGGATGAGCTTAAAGAGTTGTGTAGAATAGTGTAACGGTGACAATGTACCTTTTTGATTTTGAAGTGGTTCAGATCAAACACAAGGTTTTTGCCCTGTCAAAGACATAACACTgtttacacacaaataaacaatattTCCCTGGGCAATACCCAAATCTCACACACCtggtaacacacatacactccctcCCTTTACCCCCTAAaccttaagacacacacacacacacacacacacacacacactctgtaccTCCACTCCAAACCCCTcatacgccacacacacacaaagacacacagacacacacacacagacacacaaacacaggcacacacacacacacacacacacacacacacacacacacacacacacacatatacacacacaccactcctgcGAGCTGGGTGTTGAGGTTCTCCAGGATGTTGAGGTGCATGGAGTAGTTGGAGCGTGACATGAAGATGCGGCACACACGCCACATGATCATGACGCTTCGCACGGACTGTCGGAAGAGCTCCAGCACGCACAGGTTGGTCAGACGTTTGCGTTCCCCGAGACGCAGAGCCAGGACCTGCAGCCCCGCCTTTTTCAtctaagagagaggggggagagaaacggagagagagagagagagacagagcaggagagaatgTGGATTTCAgtcaacacagacacatttgttGTTAGAGtgagtaggctatgtgtgtgtgtgtatgttaccaCAGTCACCTGGGTGTGCCATCTCtgttgtgagtgggtgtgttggcctgcaccatagactgtatggcCTGCACCGTTTacttaggctaggctactcaaGGCTAGTCTGTAACTTTTTCTACAACAAATGGACAGATGTATTTTttgttgtaggcctagcctagtcTTTTTAGTCTTATGTCTTATAGCCATATCTCCTCATTCTCAATAGGCCTAACGTTAGTCCTATTTTTCATGGATGGAATTGCAAAATTATTTCAATGACAAAATTTAAATATTAACTTTATTCTTCAGACTTCACTCTTATTGATAAggtaagataaaataatttagTTGTAACATGTAGCATAAATCATTTCCTTAGTGGTTCAGGCGTTagtgaaaataaaatgtaagaTAGGTCAACATTGTTTTTCTCACCATTACGTTCAGTAAAGCTCGCCAGATAACGGCTCTGCTGGAACCAAACAAACCGCGCAGGTATggtaaccaaagattctagagtgcacCGACACCGCAATGTGCCATTCAATCACGTTGTTTTAATTTATAGCCTACGCTGTAACGTAGCCTAGTTAAAGTCATGGGCCTTTAGGTCTAGGGTTGCCAtctgtgtctgacaaaaatcctggacattttgaccatccaatcgacctttttgtttgtaagcaacggtgactttcgcacatctaacccaagataaaaaccgtcattctaagcgacaattgtataggcctagctaaaattagtaagaatgacaatttgtagttatttgtttagttaattgctttatttaatagcagacctttattattttgttatatttttcaacagttttagttgtggacacctggggcagtatggagaaaaaaaagggggaatacataattaggttctgcttttttgcttatgtggaataaactttcctttctctgtctctctccttgtccccacactctccgtctccaccttaccatttctaatgaacctccacggtgcgtgcccccaccaccaccacccatgttatgctacgtcatttttgtagagccctgtgcatacgtttatggacgtaggcacgcttcaattaaactgaaatacacattttgcgcatcatgtacaaaaatccgggacattcagtgtccagttttcctggacagaccatgaaaatcctggacaatcaggaaaatcctggacaggtggcaaccctatttAGGTCGCTtcaaacataaaaaagaaacattatTAGACATTTTAACTAGGGCTACGTATTCACCATACGAAAACTATTAACACGCTAAGCCTTTGTCTAATTTCCAGTTATTTCTCCAATAATAGCCTAATCGAccgtaggcctagcctagagCAATCTCCAGGGAAAAACGTTTGATTTATTCCTACACTTTTTTTTAGTATGGTATGCGATGGCCCACCTTggcagcacacagcacaggacaCAGGACACAGGCGCATGAACTCAGATGATGGAGTTGAGGTCTCAGTCCTCTGCCCACGAGAACGCGTTAAGCGATGAAGATAACAATAATCCCTCTTCATCACATTGTGTCCTATAATTGCATTAAGGGCatggacagatgtaggttaatTTCCGCATGAATAAATAGCGTCTTTAATTGAGTCCCAAAGTCTCCCCCGTGGCGACTCCGATCTGGGCCAAGAACCGTTTAGTCTCATCTGGTGTCTGAGAAGGCAGACCTATTCCAATACCCAGAAAATAACTCTTCACACAACACTACAACACATAAAGAAAGACAAGACTCAGATCATCTTAAAAACAGGAtaagaatatattttttatacacCTAATGCTCATCATACAACGATTACTTTCCAAAAATGGACAAAGTGTCAGTTCTGCATATGTTATTAATGTCGTCATAGGTCATAGGTCACAGTTCAGACTGCATACTGTCattcaacagtaggctacaaaggTTTCTCCTTAAACTCCCTCTCTACATGCAGACTCTGTGAGGCAGTGTTCAGTTGAAGGCCAGACAGCAGCAGATGCCGGCCCAGACTCTGACCCGGATCTCAGCCGGATCTGGGCGGGCTCTGCAGCTGACGGTTGCCATCTGGGGGCTACGGGGGAAGCACAGTACTGCTGATCGGTTTGGTTGGGTCCACAGGACTGAGGAGGTGTGCTGATATTTTCACTAGgggtgtgagacacacacacacacacacacttaacacacacacacacacacacacttaacactaGGGCCCGGAGTGTTAGGGAGGCATGCAcacatgtatctctctctctctctctctctctctcacactcacacacacacacacacttcatgttTGCACCCTTCATAGCTATAGAACacaatcatacatacatacatcaagATCTTCAGTATAAACCCCACACATCCTCACTCATAATCTAAAatcctacaaacacacaaacacacacacacccttgctgctcttagttttacactacacacatcacattgACTGACACATTAACATCTCTGCTACcctcacacagaacacacacacaccacacacacacacagaacacacacatgtttttctCACTCGCACTCTTTTAATCCAGCAAAAAAGGCTCAGTTTGATGACCTCTCCCTAAAGTCACAGTCTAGGTTCCTCTAGTGTGATTGGCTGGCGTTTTGGCGGCCAGTCTAGTGGTGTCCATGGCGACCTCTTGGGGTCTCGAAGTCCATGATCACATGATCAGGCATTTCCTCCCGGTTTGAAGTAAAGTGTAGCGCTGGGTCACGGCCAATCAGAAGGCTAGAAAATA belongs to Alosa alosa isolate M-15738 ecotype Scorff River chromosome 23, AALO_Geno_1.1, whole genome shotgun sequence and includes:
- the LOC125288921 gene encoding cyclic nucleotide-binding domain-containing protein 2-like codes for the protein MMKKAGLQVLALRLGERKRLTNLCVLELFRQSVRSVMIMWRVCRIFMSRSNYSMHLNILENLNTQLAGVGKNLVFDLNHFKIKKNHIPLKLVEIMGKHPEHRSEQEVLLLLSLLITIDGFRRYSPTLQLLLSRVVRYQRGMRNAGKPHLIIEVKSDVVVVLSERVPTLPVSLTLLPSASRSLELVSSFSSPLIERLADHSKAELFRHGRIVVKDTNDMGNLIFVARGLCDVLRKVDLTKCKTYQRLLKKHQSAESSVKTVSPRQPEGVSSEKTSTHTHRGSPTPVKGPPVDLPTSAWFLIDSLLQGSTFGLNEYLIPHRQRDSRSLTLVSRSVEILRVDKTCFDELVDDETLKKLKDIQKTYPSDEELCTVLLRHQGWERFKVAVTMDVLAYCPQRDRGTMPTSHIRANHKPPAGQSTPGGRPT